One region of Zingiber officinale cultivar Zhangliang chromosome 7B, Zo_v1.1, whole genome shotgun sequence genomic DNA includes:
- the LOC122006556 gene encoding mannose-6-phosphate isomerase 2-like, with amino-acid sequence MGKGTEAAWVPLRLRCAVQNYDWGRFGEESAVARLFERNSGAEVELERPYAEFWIGTHESGPSFVEAGGLGTESVTLKEWIGMNPGVLGEKVEAKWGRDLPFLFKVLSVAKALSIQAHPDKELARMLHKMRPNVYKDPNHKPEMAIALTEFKALCGFIGVEELKNVLTCVPEITELVGNEEASKIISAKSLDGDLNTKVLLKSIFTKLMSTSKEAVADLVSKLKGRLDVENKIRTLTEKEQLVLLLEKQYQADVGVIAAFFFNYLRLNPGEALYIGPNEPHAYLSGECIECMAASDNVVRAGLTPKYIDVQTLCSMLTYRQGFPEIIHGVPLNPHVKRYTAPFDEFEVDHCLLQPEESVFFPAIPGPSIFLVVAGEGKMHMASEVEEQKIAKGDVYFVPAQNEIRLSAAADEQISIYRAGVNSSIFD; translated from the exons ATGGGGAAGGGGACGGAGGCGGCGTGGGTGCCACTGCGGTTGCGGTGCGCGGTCCAGAACTACGATTGGGGTCGCTTCGGCGAAGAATCCGCGGTCGCGCGGCTGTTCGAGCGCAACTCCGGGGCGGAAGTCGAGTTGGAACGGCCTTATGCGGAATTCTGGATCGGCACGCACGAGTCGGGGCCGTCCTTCGTGGAAGCGGGCGGATTGGGGACGGAGTCGGTGACGCTGAAGGAGTGGATTGGGATGAACCCTGGGGTTCTGGGAGAGAAGGTGGAGGCGAAGTGGGGGAGGGATCTTCCTTTCTTGTTCAAG GTCCTATCGGTGGCGAAAGCGTTGTCGATTCAGGCTCATCCCGATAAGGAGTTAGCGAGGATGCTGCATAAGATGCGGCCGAACGTGTACAAGGATCCTAACCACAAACCAGAAATGGCGATTGCTCTGACCGAGTTCAAAGCGTTGTGTGGTTTTATCGGCGTTGAG GAACTCAAGAATGTTCTTACTTGTGTACCTGAAATCACAGAATTGGTTGGCAATGAAGAGGCGAGCAAAATAATTAGTGCTAAAAGCCTAGATGGAGATTTGAACACAAAGGTTCTTTTAAAGTCTATCTTCACTAAGCTTATGTCCACTAGTAAGGAGGCAGTTGCAGATCTGGTCTCTAAATTGAAAGGTCGTCTAGATGTTGAAAATAAG ATTAGGACGCTAACTGAGAAAGAACAGCTAGTATTACTGCTAGAAAAGCAGTATCAGGCTGATGTTGGAGTCATAGCAGCATTCTTCTTCAACTACTTGAGGCTCAACCCTGGTGAAGCACTGTATATTGGGCCAAATGAACCTCATGCTTATCTATCAGGAGAATGCATCGAGTGTATGGCTGCATCAGACAATGTTGTGCGCGCTGGACTGACACCCAAGTACATAGATGTGCAAACTCTCTGTTCAATGCTAACATACAGACAG GGCTTTCCTGAAATTATTCATGGGGTTCCATTAAACCCTCATGTAAAGCGGTACACAGCTCCTTTTGATGAGTTCGAAGTTGATCATTGTTTGCTACAGCCCGAGGAGTCTGTTTTTTTTCCTGCCATACCAGGGCCATCTATTTTCCTCGTTGTGGCTGGGGAAGGCAAAATGCATATGGCTTCTGAAGTTGAGGAACAAAAGATAGCAAAGGGAGATGTGTATTTCGTGCCGGCTCAAAATGAGATTAGGCTGAGTGCTGCTGCCGACGAACAAATTAGCATATATCGAGCTGGAGTAAACAGCAGCATATTTGATTAA